The following coding sequences are from one Streptomyces sp. NBC_01232 window:
- a CDS encoding VanW family protein, with product MRRASPTGTGTPAEPGRRWTVTGIAGAAAGAAVVGFGGLYAAALLLAGEDIAVGTKVRGVSIGGMSRDEALRTLDRELGPAAAAPVALRIGERTEQADPAALGLSLDSAATVDRAARTGSGPLTVIGRLFASGDPDLRPVVRLDEKAARGSLDGIAKAAGVEAREGSVAFEKGRAKAIAPVTGIAVDVDGSLAALRAGHPLAGTEPLALPVRRTEPKVGRQETDRALKEFAEPAMSAPVTLAVAGRNITVSPAVLSKHLSLKDDGGGRLAPGLDAKALLADPALAGPLRQAAPRPAEARLRLDGTGRVTVTEEGRAGRQVTERALSAAVLPLLTGTGAAARTGEVATEAAAPRLSKDTVEQLGIKEKVSSFTVRFEPAAYRTTNIGRAAELIDGSLVLPDETWSFNRTVGERTKENGFVDGLIINNGQYEKAAGGGVSAVATTVFNAMFFAGVKPVEYGAHSFYIERYPEGREATVAWGSLDLRFANDSGKALYIQAEATDTSITITFLGTKKYEEIRADQGPRTNIKQPAVRNGSGPKCEPQSPLEGFDVAVDRVFVQGGQEVKRETMKTRYTPRDSVTCAA from the coding sequence ATGCGACGCGCCTCCCCCACGGGCACCGGCACCCCGGCGGAACCCGGCAGGAGGTGGACCGTGACGGGAATCGCCGGCGCGGCCGCGGGCGCCGCGGTCGTCGGCTTCGGCGGGCTGTACGCCGCCGCGCTGCTCCTGGCCGGCGAGGACATCGCCGTGGGCACGAAGGTGCGCGGCGTCTCCATAGGCGGGATGAGCAGGGACGAGGCCCTCCGGACCCTGGACCGGGAGCTCGGCCCGGCCGCCGCGGCCCCGGTCGCGCTGCGGATCGGCGAGCGCACCGAGCAGGCCGACCCGGCGGCGCTCGGCCTGTCCCTGGACAGCGCCGCGACCGTCGACCGGGCCGCCCGCACCGGATCCGGCCCGCTGACGGTGATCGGCCGGCTCTTCGCCTCCGGCGATCCCGACCTGCGCCCGGTGGTCCGCCTCGACGAGAAGGCGGCCCGCGGCTCCCTGGACGGCATCGCGAAGGCCGCCGGGGTAGAGGCCCGGGAGGGCTCCGTCGCCTTCGAGAAGGGCAGGGCCAAGGCGATCGCCCCGGTCACCGGAATCGCCGTCGACGTGGACGGCTCTCTGGCCGCGCTGCGCGCCGGCCACCCGCTGGCCGGCACCGAACCGCTCGCCCTGCCCGTTCGGCGGACCGAGCCGAAGGTGGGCCGGCAGGAGACCGACCGGGCCCTGAAGGAGTTCGCCGAGCCGGCGATGTCCGCCCCGGTGACCCTCGCGGTCGCCGGGCGGAACATAACCGTCTCCCCCGCCGTCCTCTCCAAGCACCTGAGCCTGAAGGACGACGGCGGGGGCCGCCTCGCCCCGGGCCTCGACGCGAAGGCGCTGCTCGCCGACCCGGCCCTCGCGGGGCCGCTGCGCCAGGCCGCCCCGCGCCCCGCCGAGGCACGCCTGCGGCTCGACGGCACGGGCCGCGTCACGGTCACCGAGGAGGGCAGGGCGGGCCGGCAGGTCACGGAACGGGCCCTGAGCGCAGCGGTGCTCCCGCTGCTGACCGGCACCGGCGCGGCCGCCCGTACCGGCGAGGTCGCCACCGAGGCCGCCGCGCCCCGGCTCTCCAAGGACACCGTCGAGCAGCTCGGGATCAAGGAGAAGGTGTCCTCCTTCACGGTCCGCTTCGAGCCGGCCGCGTACCGGACGACCAACATCGGGCGGGCCGCCGAGCTGATCGACGGCTCGCTGGTGCTGCCCGACGAGACCTGGAGCTTCAACCGGACCGTCGGCGAACGCACCAAGGAGAACGGCTTCGTCGACGGCCTGATCATCAACAACGGGCAGTACGAGAAGGCCGCCGGCGGCGGGGTGTCGGCCGTCGCCACCACGGTGTTCAACGCGATGTTCTTCGCGGGCGTCAAGCCCGTCGAGTACGGCGCCCACTCCTTCTACATCGAGCGCTACCCCGAGGGCCGCGAGGCCACGGTGGCCTGGGGCAGCCTCGACCTGCGCTTCGCCAACGACTCGGGCAAGGCCCTGTACATCCAGGCCGAGGCCACGGACACCTCGATCACCATCACCTTCCTCGGCACGAAGAAGTACGAGGAGATACGCGCGGACCAGGGCCCGCGGACCAACATCAAGCAGCCGGCCGTCCGCAACGGCAGCGGCCCCAAGTGCGAGCCCCAGTCACCGCTGGAGGGCTTCGACGTGGCCGTGGACCGCGTCTTCGTGCAGGGCGGCCAAGAGGTCAAGCGGGAGACGATGAAGACGCGTTACACGCCGCGCGACAGCGTGACGTGCGCCGCATGA
- a CDS encoding DUF418 domain-containing protein: MRDAKAVSGAGAPARGTGRLAGVDAVRGLAVLGMFAVHVGPSPEPEGAGYLLVAADGRAPALFTLLAGFSLVLAQRGLDPSQRPRGWALRWRPLLIRCVLLAVLGFWLASLWPGILVILAFFAVYFLAAEPFTRLSTPVLTAVAGASVVAGPVLSYLLGPVFGYGASGRGLVPEATDLTSWSGLGAVLCELLLTGAYPLATYFPYVLAGMALARLCDVRVRAVALRMAVWGTAAALAGYGSAWLASHVFGARQRLLEAIAVHHPEAMAADDPVREVLRGQYGAVPSTSWDWLLVADPYSQTPLETLGNAGVGCALIGLCALAARHGAGARLLRPLTVLGAMALSAYVVHALVLAGPAHGAASWSAWIAFSGAALALTWAWQQIWADSPLRRGPVEHVLRLATQGRSGA, encoded by the coding sequence ATGAGGGACGCGAAAGCCGTAAGCGGTGCGGGGGCTCCGGCCCGGGGGACCGGCAGGCTCGCCGGTGTCGACGCCGTGCGCGGCCTGGCCGTCCTCGGCATGTTTGCCGTACACGTCGGTCCCAGCCCCGAGCCCGAGGGAGCCGGTTACCTCCTCGTCGCGGCCGACGGACGCGCCCCGGCCCTCTTCACCCTGCTCGCCGGCTTCTCCCTGGTCCTCGCCCAGCGCGGGCTGGACCCGTCGCAGCGGCCCCGGGGCTGGGCGCTGCGCTGGCGTCCCCTGCTGATCCGCTGCGTGCTGCTGGCCGTACTCGGCTTCTGGCTGGCCTCGTTGTGGCCCGGGATCCTGGTCATCCTGGCCTTCTTCGCCGTGTACTTCCTGGCGGCCGAGCCGTTCACCCGCCTCTCCACCCCGGTGCTCACCGCCGTGGCGGGCGCGTCGGTGGTGGCGGGACCGGTGCTGTCGTACCTGCTGGGCCCGGTGTTCGGGTACGGGGCGTCCGGGCGCGGCCTGGTCCCCGAGGCCACCGATCTGACCAGCTGGTCCGGGCTGGGTGCGGTGCTGTGCGAACTGCTGCTCACCGGGGCGTATCCGCTGGCCACCTACTTCCCGTACGTCCTGGCCGGGATGGCCCTCGCCCGTCTGTGCGACGTGCGGGTGCGGGCGGTGGCCCTGCGGATGGCGGTGTGGGGAACGGCGGCCGCCCTCGCCGGGTACGGCTCCGCCTGGCTCGCGAGCCACGTGTTCGGCGCCCGGCAGCGCCTGCTGGAGGCGATCGCGGTCCACCACCCGGAGGCCATGGCCGCCGACGACCCCGTACGGGAGGTGCTGCGCGGTCAGTACGGCGCCGTGCCGAGCACCTCCTGGGACTGGCTGCTGGTGGCCGACCCCTACAGCCAGACTCCGCTGGAGACCCTGGGCAATGCGGGCGTGGGCTGCGCCCTCATCGGGCTGTGCGCCCTGGCCGCGCGCCACGGCGCGGGCGCCCGCCTGCTGCGGCCGCTCACGGTGCTCGGGGCGATGGCGCTGAGCGCGTACGTCGTCCACGCACTGGTGCTGGCCGGCCCGGCGCACGGCGCAGCGTCCTGGTCCGCCTGGATCGCCTTCAGCGGAGCGGCGCTGGCCCTGACCTGGGCCTGGCAGCAGATCTGGGCGGACAGCCCCCTGCGCCGCGGCCCGGTGGAACACGTACTCCGGCTGGCCACGCAGGGGCGGAGCGGGGCCTAG
- a CDS encoding NAD(P)-dependent oxidoreductase, whose product MTKIALFGATGTIGTRVLHEALRRGHEVTAVVRDPAKLPDSGTGTGTGNGSGGGGGGGGGAATVVRGDVLDPASVAAAVAGHDVVVSAFGPGSGDPGVLVTAAKSLIGGVRSLGGDAPAPRVVVVGGAGSLRTPGGPLVWDQAGIPAPVLALMHAHGDALDFLRTVPVEEVRWTCLSPAAQIAPGERTGTYRLGLDGLVVDDEGRSRISTEDFAVALVDEIERDAHAGRRFTVAH is encoded by the coding sequence ATGACGAAGATCGCCCTCTTCGGCGCGACCGGCACCATCGGAACCCGGGTGCTGCACGAGGCACTCCGGCGCGGCCACGAGGTCACGGCGGTCGTCCGCGATCCGGCGAAACTGCCGGACTCCGGAACCGGGACGGGGACCGGGAACGGAAGCGGAGGTGGCGGTGGCGGTGGCGGTGGAGCCGCGACGGTGGTGCGCGGCGATGTCCTCGACCCGGCGTCGGTGGCCGCGGCGGTGGCGGGTCACGACGTGGTGGTCAGTGCCTTCGGCCCCGGCTCCGGAGACCCCGGCGTCCTCGTCACCGCCGCGAAGTCGCTGATCGGCGGGGTCCGGTCACTTGGCGGGGACGCTCCGGCACCGCGCGTGGTGGTCGTCGGCGGGGCGGGCTCGCTGCGCACCCCCGGCGGCCCGCTGGTCTGGGACCAGGCCGGCATTCCGGCGCCCGTCCTGGCCCTGATGCACGCCCACGGGGATGCACTGGACTTCCTGCGGACCGTTCCGGTGGAGGAGGTGCGGTGGACCTGTCTGAGCCCGGCCGCGCAGATCGCGCCCGGCGAGCGCACGGGCACGTACCGGCTCGGGCTGGACGGGCTGGTGGTCGACGACGAGGGGCGGAGCCGGATCTCGACGGAGGACTTCGCTGTCGCCCTGGTCGACGAGATCGAGCGCGACGCGCACGCGGGCCGGCGGTTCACCGTCGCCCACTGA
- a CDS encoding RNA ligase family protein — protein sequence MRVHYPRTPHLPWSPGVAADDLRAVGPTALAGLAGREVVVTEKLDGENTTLYADGLHARSLDSAHHPSRAWVKGLQGRIGAGIPAGWRVCGENLYARHSIPYEDLDSWFYGFSVWDGDQCLDWDRTVRFLRGLGVPTPRVLWRGTFDERALRRLKLDTARQEGYVVRTVAGFTREEFGRSLAKWVRGGHVQTSTHWMFAQVVPNGLGPAAPLWAVRAGAEADVAGLAAAVGADAAHTADPAEVADVAARIDGAGRTGEDRLAGVLAAVLHREPRARVAARLAAGPAGMALARRVSDLLGLYPYLQRPFPDADRRAGLVRMAAAADLGVLHALAGALADEPQARECVEWSALCAEEAGLLGGADPLESLRAGLREPLAALGADAADRCWAEARRAFAQGRISGSVVEEAVAATWQWREGTFPRLVQLCGPSGSGKSTFGRGLPGVDAYISLDDLRTARGSRADQRSNTEVLSEGLDLLEAALARGGTVVWDATSLTDQQRGLAGSVARRRDALVTHAVVLVEETELARRNAVRPHPVPPPVLASQVHRFSPPYAGQAHRTWYIGAAGDIEDTAGGLTAAPAGTERGQY from the coding sequence ATGCGCGTCCACTACCCCCGTACGCCGCATCTGCCCTGGTCCCCCGGGGTCGCGGCGGACGATCTGCGGGCCGTCGGGCCGACGGCGCTGGCAGGACTGGCCGGGCGTGAGGTCGTGGTGACGGAGAAGCTCGACGGGGAGAACACCACCCTGTACGCGGACGGCCTGCACGCACGGTCGCTCGACTCGGCACACCACCCCTCGCGGGCGTGGGTCAAGGGTCTCCAGGGCCGGATCGGCGCCGGGATCCCGGCCGGCTGGCGGGTGTGCGGGGAGAATCTGTACGCCCGCCACTCGATCCCCTACGAGGATCTCGACAGCTGGTTCTACGGCTTCTCGGTGTGGGACGGGGACCAGTGCCTGGACTGGGACCGGACCGTGCGCTTCCTGCGGGGCCTGGGGGTGCCCACCCCGCGCGTGCTGTGGCGCGGCACCTTCGACGAGCGCGCGCTGCGCAGGCTGAAGCTCGACACCGCGCGCCAGGAGGGGTACGTCGTACGGACGGTGGCCGGTTTCACGCGCGAGGAGTTCGGGCGGAGCCTGGCCAAGTGGGTGCGCGGCGGCCACGTACAGACGAGTACGCACTGGATGTTCGCGCAGGTGGTACCGAACGGGCTCGGGCCTGCGGCCCCGTTGTGGGCGGTGCGTGCGGGGGCCGAGGCCGATGTGGCGGGGCTGGCCGCCGCCGTGGGGGCCGACGCCGCCCATACCGCCGACCCGGCCGAGGTCGCCGACGTCGCCGCCCGGATCGACGGGGCGGGGCGGACCGGGGAGGACCGGCTGGCCGGTGTCCTGGCCGCCGTGCTCCACCGCGAGCCGCGGGCCCGTGTCGCCGCGCGGCTCGCGGCGGGCCCGGCCGGGATGGCGCTCGCCCGGCGGGTGTCCGACCTGCTCGGGCTGTACCCGTACCTGCAGCGGCCGTTCCCGGACGCCGACCGGCGGGCCGGGCTGGTCCGGATGGCCGCCGCGGCCGACCTCGGGGTGCTGCACGCGCTCGCCGGGGCGCTGGCCGACGAGCCGCAGGCGCGGGAGTGCGTGGAGTGGTCCGCCCTGTGCGCCGAGGAGGCGGGCCTGCTCGGCGGCGCCGATCCGCTGGAGTCCTTGCGCGCCGGGCTGCGGGAGCCTCTCGCCGCGCTGGGCGCGGACGCCGCCGACCGTTGCTGGGCGGAGGCCCGGCGCGCGTTCGCGCAGGGAAGGATTTCCGGATCCGTGGTGGAGGAGGCGGTGGCGGCGACGTGGCAGTGGCGCGAGGGAACGTTTCCCCGGCTGGTGCAGCTGTGCGGGCCCTCGGGCAGTGGGAAGAGCACCTTCGGCCGCGGACTGCCGGGCGTGGACGCCTACATCAGTCTCGACGACCTGCGCACGGCCCGGGGTTCCCGTGCGGACCAGCGGTCCAACACCGAGGTGCTGAGCGAGGGACTGGACCTCCTCGAAGCGGCGCTGGCCCGCGGCGGGACGGTGGTGTGGGACGCCACCTCGCTGACCGACCAGCAGCGCGGACTGGCCGGCTCGGTGGCGCGGCGCCGCGACGCGCTCGTCACGCACGCCGTGGTGCTGGTGGAGGAGACGGAGCTGGCACGGCGCAACGCCGTGCGCCCGCATCCGGTGCCGCCGCCGGTGCTGGCCTCGCAGGTGCACCGGTTCAGCCCGCCGTACGCCGGACAGGCGCACCGTACGTGGTACATCGGTGCGGCCGGGGACATCGAGGACACGGCGGGAGGCCTCACGGCCGCTCCCGCCGGCACGGAACGGGGGCAGTACTGA
- a CDS encoding poly(A) polymerase — MRTSEELYHQVRWDSRFDPARFVLGLLQRGAAPKRVPLPSFVPGGDIPWHRVLFVEADGELVWDRATGVDRIDATAAGRVRDPRLLRAPFFTARTPHVWDPAGGGAWRPAEPLARGAASYAAPATVRLLTWNTLWDRYDSPRIATARRRPLLLADLAAADADVIALQEAEPELLRMLLAAPWVREAYTLGTDPGGRDVAECGLLVLSRLPVREAGMHLLRPHKAVTAVTVDTAAGSLVVAATHLTSDHTENGETRREAELARLAEGLGGIEAPVALLGDFNDGRHGAEGPAAALGMRDAWSDVHGAADATPTFDPVANPLAAVGSLSGRASRLDRILLRSTAARVTRAALRGDSPVPPAAPVGAPEASQEAFAEVLFISDHYGVEATLEFGARDGGPARLDVPATARTAVAWLPPHLPGAVRELRRAHDPQAGRWPAHVNLLFGFVPESSFAEALPLLAEVAAATGPFAARLEGVHSFGHREDATVWLDPAADGEAPWQELRRALAERFPGCRGRTAEQNGYTPHLTLGRSQDPQRAVADFTARVGGPVAARVGELAVLSRRGDGPMRVRATVALGTGEVRWEPESGPEPESGPESGPESAPAAEPSSRPADAPVGRDEAAEAVFARIRAALGDAQVHLAGSRRMGCALPEADLDLVAALPGPAGLALVRDRLAAALPESGPLREVTGARVPGLRFRVGALPVDLVVVATGGLDPAHAVARRAELGEAAAIALSAVGDADAVRERVGAESAAFAGLARQVKAWARARGLDAAPFGGLPGLAWSVLAARTVREAGALPPDALLREFFGRWAAWDWREPVSLSTDPLPTAALSADSLPTAAVSAVVSGPAGGPDPVTVLTPSEPVRSCTAQVGPGLRDLLVQELYAAWELLEAGPSGGWAPGPPPLHRRHAAWAVVTVRSSSEGEFQETLGRVRGRLRALLGALEEAGVADVHAWPRPYESGPALARYAIGLGAAPPDAARLTALAGPWRSGLPGVEVSWAAGGEVPDLA; from the coding sequence ATGCGTACCAGCGAGGAGCTCTACCACCAGGTCCGCTGGGACTCCCGGTTCGATCCGGCACGGTTCGTGCTCGGGCTGCTCCAGCGCGGGGCGGCGCCGAAGCGGGTCCCGTTGCCCTCCTTCGTGCCCGGCGGCGACATCCCCTGGCACCGGGTGCTGTTCGTCGAGGCCGACGGCGAGCTGGTGTGGGACCGGGCCACGGGCGTGGACCGGATCGACGCCACCGCGGCGGGCCGGGTCCGCGATCCGCGGCTGCTGCGGGCCCCGTTCTTCACCGCGCGGACCCCGCACGTGTGGGACCCGGCGGGCGGCGGCGCCTGGCGCCCCGCCGAGCCCCTGGCCCGGGGCGCGGCGTCGTACGCCGCCCCCGCCACGGTGCGGTTGCTGACCTGGAACACCCTCTGGGACCGGTACGACTCCCCGCGCATCGCCACCGCCCGGCGCAGGCCGCTGCTGCTGGCCGATCTCGCGGCCGCCGACGCAGACGTCATCGCGCTGCAGGAGGCCGAGCCCGAGCTGCTCCGCATGCTGCTGGCGGCGCCGTGGGTGCGGGAGGCGTACACCCTCGGCACGGATCCGGGCGGCCGGGACGTCGCCGAGTGCGGGCTGCTGGTGCTCAGCCGGCTGCCGGTACGGGAGGCGGGGATGCACCTGCTCCGCCCACACAAGGCGGTCACGGCCGTGACGGTGGACACCGCGGCCGGCTCCCTGGTCGTCGCCGCCACCCACCTGACGAGCGATCACACCGAGAACGGGGAGACCCGGCGGGAGGCCGAACTGGCCCGGCTCGCCGAGGGTCTGGGCGGCATCGAAGCCCCCGTGGCGCTGCTGGGCGACTTCAACGACGGCCGGCACGGCGCCGAGGGGCCCGCGGCCGCGCTCGGCATGCGGGACGCCTGGAGCGACGTGCACGGGGCCGCGGACGCCACGCCGACCTTCGACCCGGTGGCCAATCCGCTGGCCGCGGTGGGATCGCTGTCGGGGCGGGCGTCCCGGCTGGACCGGATCCTGCTGCGGTCCACGGCGGCGCGGGTGACCCGGGCCGCGCTGCGCGGTGACTCACCGGTCCCGCCCGCGGCGCCGGTCGGTGCCCCGGAGGCGTCCCAAGAAGCCTTCGCGGAGGTGCTGTTCATCTCCGACCACTACGGGGTGGAGGCCACGCTGGAGTTCGGTGCGCGGGACGGCGGGCCCGCGCGTCTCGACGTACCGGCGACGGCCCGGACCGCGGTGGCGTGGCTGCCGCCACACCTGCCCGGGGCGGTACGGGAGCTGCGCCGCGCGCACGATCCGCAGGCCGGGCGCTGGCCCGCGCACGTGAACCTGCTCTTCGGGTTCGTGCCGGAGTCCTCCTTCGCCGAGGCCCTGCCGCTGCTGGCGGAGGTGGCCGCCGCGACCGGGCCGTTCGCCGCACGGCTGGAGGGCGTGCACAGTTTCGGGCACCGCGAGGACGCCACCGTGTGGCTGGACCCGGCCGCCGACGGTGAGGCGCCGTGGCAGGAGCTCCGGCGCGCCCTGGCGGAGCGCTTCCCGGGCTGCCGGGGGCGTACGGCCGAACAGAACGGCTACACCCCGCACCTGACGCTGGGCCGCAGCCAGGACCCCCAGCGGGCGGTCGCGGACTTCACGGCGCGGGTCGGCGGCCCGGTGGCCGCGCGGGTCGGGGAGCTGGCCGTGCTCTCGCGGCGCGGGGACGGTCCGATGCGGGTCCGGGCGACGGTGGCGCTGGGGACGGGCGAGGTCCGCTGGGAGCCCGAGTCCGGGCCTGAGCCTGAGTCCGGGCCCGAGTCCGGGCCCGAGTCTGCGCCTGCGGCGGAGCCCTCGTCCCGGCCCGCGGACGCGCCCGTCGGCCGGGACGAGGCCGCCGAGGCCGTCTTCGCACGCATCAGGGCCGCTCTGGGCGACGCGCAGGTGCACCTGGCCGGGTCCCGCCGTATGGGCTGCGCGCTGCCGGAGGCCGACCTGGACCTGGTGGCGGCCCTGCCGGGCCCGGCCGGCCTCGCCCTCGTACGGGACCGGCTGGCGGCGGCCCTGCCCGAGTCGGGGCCGCTGCGCGAGGTGACGGGAGCCCGGGTGCCGGGCCTGCGCTTCCGCGTCGGTGCGCTCCCGGTGGATCTGGTGGTGGTGGCCACGGGCGGCCTGGACCCGGCGCACGCGGTGGCACGGCGGGCCGAACTGGGCGAGGCGGCCGCGATCGCACTGAGCGCGGTCGGCGACGCCGATGCCGTACGGGAGCGGGTCGGCGCGGAATCGGCCGCGTTTGCCGGCCTGGCGCGGCAGGTGAAGGCGTGGGCGCGGGCCCGGGGGCTGGACGCGGCGCCCTTCGGCGGGCTGCCCGGGCTGGCCTGGTCGGTCCTCGCGGCGCGCACGGTCCGGGAGGCCGGGGCGCTGCCCCCCGATGCGCTGCTGCGCGAATTCTTCGGCAGGTGGGCCGCCTGGGACTGGCGCGAGCCGGTGTCGCTGTCTACGGATCCGCTGCCGACGGCGGCCCTGTCCGCCGATTCCCTTCCGACGGCGGCCGTGTCCGCGGTGGTCTCGGGACCGGCGGGCGGGCCGGATCCGGTCACGGTCCTCACTCCGTCGGAGCCGGTGCGCAGTTGCACGGCCCAGGTGGGGCCGGGCCTGCGCGACCTGCTGGTCCAGGAGCTGTACGCGGCCTGGGAGCTGCTGGAGGCCGGCCCCTCGGGCGGCTGGGCGCCGGGGCCGCCGCCCCTGCACCGCCGTCACGCAGCCTGGGCGGTGGTGACCGTACGGAGCTCTTCCGAGGGGGAGTTCCAGGAGACCCTGGGCCGGGTGCGCGGGCGGCTGCGGGCCCTGCTCGGTGCGCTGGAGGAGGCGGGAGTCGCGGACGTGCACGCGTGGCCCCGCCCATACGAGTCCGGCCCGGCCCTGGCCCGCTACGCGATCGGCCTCGGCGCCGCCCCGCCGGACGCGGCCCGCCTGACCGCCCTGGCCGGCCCCTGGCGGTCGGGCCTGCCGGGGGTCGAGGTCTCCTGGGCGGCCGGCGGCGAGGTGCCGGACCTGGCCTGA
- a CDS encoding NADP-dependent oxidoreductase: protein MRAMAYETYGGTEVLSDTRLPMPKLGPGEVLVRVKCASVNPVDWKIMAGGLDPLMDIVYPVVPGWDVSGTVERVGIDTPEYAEGDEVIAYARKDYVHGGTFAEFVTVPVRALAHKPTSLNWAEAAGLPLAGLTAYQLLTRLGTGKDDTVLIHGAAGGVGSFGVQIARALGARVIGTASPRNHDRVRELGAEPIEYGDGLAERVRALVPDGPTVVADFVGGVGAVTREVLHDDGRHASIADPSVLGAGGEWMWVRPVGSDLAELGRLADSGQLKVPVATTFPLGELAAAFELSQGGHTAGKIIIEI from the coding sequence ATGCGGGCAATGGCGTACGAGACCTACGGCGGGACGGAGGTGCTCTCCGATACCCGGCTGCCGATGCCCAAGCTCGGACCCGGTGAGGTCCTCGTCAGGGTCAAGTGCGCCTCCGTCAATCCCGTCGACTGGAAGATCATGGCGGGCGGGCTCGATCCCCTCATGGACATCGTCTACCCGGTGGTCCCGGGCTGGGACGTGTCCGGCACCGTCGAGCGCGTCGGCATCGACACCCCCGAGTACGCCGAGGGCGACGAGGTCATCGCGTACGCCCGCAAGGACTACGTGCACGGCGGGACCTTCGCGGAGTTCGTCACCGTGCCCGTACGCGCCCTCGCGCACAAGCCCACCTCGCTCAACTGGGCCGAGGCCGCCGGACTCCCGCTCGCCGGGCTCACCGCCTACCAGCTGCTCACCCGCCTCGGCACGGGCAAGGACGACACCGTCCTCATCCACGGAGCGGCGGGCGGTGTCGGCTCCTTCGGCGTGCAGATCGCCCGCGCACTGGGCGCCCGCGTCATCGGCACCGCCTCGCCCCGCAACCACGACCGGGTGCGCGAACTCGGCGCCGAACCCATCGAGTACGGGGACGGCCTCGCCGAGCGCGTACGGGCCCTGGTACCCGATGGCCCCACGGTCGTCGCGGACTTCGTCGGAGGCGTCGGCGCCGTCACCCGGGAGGTGCTGCACGACGACGGGCGGCACGCCTCCATCGCCGATCCCAGTGTGCTCGGGGCGGGCGGTGAGTGGATGTGGGTCCGCCCGGTCGGCAGCGACCTGGCCGAACTGGGCAGGCTCGCCGACAGCGGGCAGCTGAAGGTTCCGGTCGCCACCACCTTCCCGCTGGGCGAGCTGGCGGCCGCCTTCGAACTGAGCCAGGGCGGACACACCGCGGGAAAGATCATCATCGAGATCTGA
- a CDS encoding RNA ligase (ATP) — protein sequence MSTLRVTAEELTVHEHPNADALELAQVGLYRAVIAKGAYRTGEFAVYIPEQAVLPADLIEELGLTGRLAGGSADRVKAVRLRGELSQGLVCRPRALSDVDLAQAAKEETDFAELLGITKWAPPIPTTMNGDVEAAADLMPWVDIENLQRYPHIFEPGEPVVLTEKLHGTACLFTYVAEGERSFVSSKGFGSKGLALKEDERNLYWRAVRGHDVPAVAAALAERLGATRVGIFGEVYGKGVQDLSYGTDVRTADAPPGYAVFDVSAEIDGQVRWLDPAAVLTEGELPLVPRLYEGPYDLDTVLELASGRETVSGKAVHLREGVVIRSSAERYSPVVGGRAIAKAVSPAYLTRKGGTEYE from the coding sequence ATGTCGACCCTGCGAGTCACCGCCGAAGAGCTGACCGTCCACGAACATCCGAACGCCGACGCGCTGGAACTGGCCCAAGTGGGTCTCTACCGTGCCGTGATCGCCAAGGGTGCCTACCGCACCGGCGAGTTCGCGGTCTACATCCCCGAACAGGCCGTGCTGCCCGCAGATCTGATCGAGGAGCTCGGTCTCACCGGGCGGCTCGCCGGCGGCTCCGCCGACCGGGTCAAGGCGGTCCGGCTGCGCGGCGAACTCTCGCAGGGCCTGGTCTGCAGGCCGCGCGCGCTCAGCGACGTCGACCTGGCCCAAGCGGCCAAGGAGGAAACGGACTTCGCCGAGCTGCTGGGCATCACCAAATGGGCCCCGCCCATACCCACGACCATGAACGGCGACGTCGAAGCCGCCGCCGACCTGATGCCGTGGGTCGACATCGAGAACCTCCAGCGCTACCCGCACATCTTCGAGCCCGGCGAGCCCGTCGTCCTCACCGAAAAGCTGCACGGCACCGCCTGCCTGTTCACGTACGTGGCCGAGGGAGAGCGGTCCTTCGTCTCCTCCAAGGGGTTCGGTTCGAAGGGACTGGCGCTCAAGGAGGACGAGCGCAACCTCTACTGGCGGGCCGTGCGCGGCCATGACGTACCCGCCGTCGCGGCGGCCCTGGCCGAACGTCTCGGCGCGACCCGGGTCGGGATCTTCGGCGAGGTGTACGGCAAGGGCGTCCAGGACCTCTCGTACGGGACCGACGTACGCACCGCCGACGCGCCGCCCGGATACGCCGTCTTCGACGTGTCCGCCGAGATCGACGGCCAGGTGCGCTGGCTGGACCCGGCCGCCGTACTGACGGAAGGTGAGCTCCCGCTGGTGCCACGGCTGTACGAGGGCCCGTACGACCTCGACACGGTGCTGGAGCTGGCGAGCGGCCGCGAGACGGTCTCCGGGAAGGCCGTGCACCTGCGCGAGGGCGTCGTCATCCGGTCGTCGGCGGAGCGCTACAGCCCGGTCGTGGGCGGCCGCGCCATAGCCAAGGCCGTCAGCCCGGCCTACCTGACCCGCAAGGGCGGCACCGAGTACGAGTGA